From a region of the Ammospiza nelsoni isolate bAmmNel1 chromosome 24, bAmmNel1.pri, whole genome shotgun sequence genome:
- the IL10RA gene encoding interleukin-10 receptor subunit alpha codes for MVPSATALALGLALLLACPTHGEELPMPRSVHITTEMGWHLLQWEPGHGCPSNASYDVEYIVYGTGMPWTAIPECWNTTELSCDLTHYTLRPGKRYHAKVRAVLGSLTSEWKQTGSFSPEQAGPRLAGQSLSVMGNSIQVRLRLLLRPGSISPENSELQREMSRYHVYLRRTRDNHTITVVKNSTEFTIRELFWLTEYCLSVEPSLANMPVPSMRSDEQCVTTGPRDRSAELLPTILSSFFITLSLLGLLGALLACTYIRRPVRTPSALKSLMKQSSLWVEQEPPSSGSLDADPIQQLFLCHKEPQPGSSPDSSTSTAQQPLEQGWKLPAWPKDQLGPTGSRDSSGTSTDSGICLHIPSSSSSSSSSSSSSSSSSSSLSCSLAPEPQGYRQQLPRAEDSGVGLGSPCPAAGCSSGSGNTSPGLCPAPGQAEVEFRGYLQQSKGTVGPERAPGQGEPLPGCAGSLQGLGSTDTALDMECCELAVAKGYLKQSNPEHPLTQPPSPWRDPACDFSSQLGPQVPTLLSWAAPGAPLTSKASPDLKIPFDLHIFNNTAFPGLLPSLGSSWVPLPAQPLGQLGGDSKDSRL; via the exons ATGGTCCCCTCTGCCACCGCCCTGGCGCTCGGCCTGGCGCTGCTCCTCGCCTGCCCTACCCACG gtgaggagctgcccatgcCCCGTTCTGTACACATCACCACGGAGATGGGCTggcacctgctgcagtgggagccGGGGCACGGCTGCCCCAGCAACGCCAGCTACGACGTGGAGTACATCGT CTATGGCACAGGCATGCCCTGGACAGCCATCCCCGAGTGCTGGAACACCACGGAGCTCTCCTGCGACCTCACCCACTACACCCTGCGCCCGGGGAAGCGCTACCACGCGAAGGTCAGGGCTGTGCTTGGGAGCCTCACGTCCGAATGGAAACAGACTGGAAGCTTCTCGCCAGAGCAAG ctggCCCTCGCCTGGCCGGGCAGAGCCTCTCCGTGATGGGCAACTCCATCCAGGTgcggctgcggctgctgctgcgcCCCGGGAGCATCAGCCCCGAGAACAGCgagctgcagagggaaatgAGCCGCTACCACGTGTACCTGCGGAGGACTCGGGACAACCACACG ATCACGGTGGTGAAGAACAGCACAGAGTTCACCATCAGGGAGCTGTTCTGGCTCACAGAGTACTGCCTGAGCgtggagcccagcctggccaacATGCCCGTCCCCAGCATGCGCTCTGATGAGCAGTGTGTCACCACCGGCCCCAGGGACA GGAGTGCAGAGCTCCTCCCGaccatcctcagctccttcttcatcaccctgtccttgctggggctcctgggggctctgctggccTGTACCTACATCAGGAGACCTGTGAGGACACCGTCTGCCCTG aAGTCCCTCATGAAGCAGAGCTCGCTCTGGGTGGAGCAGGAGCCCCCATCCTCGGGCAGCCTGGATGCAGACCCCatccagcagctcttcctgtgCCACAAGGAGCCCCAGCCGGGCAGCAGCCctgacagcagcaccagcacagcccagcagcccctggagcagggctggaagctgCCAGCATGGCCCAAGGACCAGCTGGGacccacagggagcagagacagCAGCGGCACCAGCACTGACAGCGGAATCTGCCTGCacatcccttcctcctcctcctcctcctcctcctcctcctcctcctcctcctcctcctcctcctccctgagctgctccttggcCCCCGAGCCCCAGGGctacaggcagcagctgcccagggctgaggacaGCGGGGTGGGCTTGgggagcccctgccctgctgctggctgctcctctggcagtgggaacaccagcccagggctgtgccctgcccctggccaggctgAAGTGGAGTTCCGGGGGTACCTGCAGCAGTCCAAGGGCACCGTGGGGCCAGAGAGGGCCccggggcagggagagcccctcCCGGGCTGTGCAGggtccctgcagggcctgggcagCACTGACACTGCGCTGGACATGGAGTGCTGTGAGCTGGCTGTGGCCAAGGGGTATCTGAAGCAGTCCAACCCCGAGCATCCCCTCACACAGCCCCCCTCTCCCTGGAGAGATCCTGCCTGTGACTTCTCCAGCCAGCTGGGGCCCCAGGTGCCcaccctgctgagctgggcagccccaggggctccGCTGACCTCCAAAGCCAGCCCTGATCTGAAAATTCCCTTCGACCTGCACATCTTCAACAACACtgccttcccagggctgctgcccagcctcGGCTCCAGCTGGGTCCCGCTGCCCgcccagcccctgggccagCTCGGGGGGGACAGCAAGGACAGCCGCCTGTGA